A portion of the Granulosicoccus antarcticus IMCC3135 genome contains these proteins:
- the pyrF gene encoding orotidine-5'-phosphate decarboxylase has protein sequence MNRIITALDFSTPAQARALVERLDPSLTRLKIGNQLYTLAGPSLVEECQKAGFDVFLDLKYHDIPNTVASAVEAAAAMGVWMVNVHASGGPAMLQAARNAVQQFDRSAEHAGGTRLIAVTVLTSLDRNELAAVGLDVEPADQVTRLATLARQAGLDGVVCSPHEVARIRAIAKSNFLTVTPGVRPDQGSSAPVSVISSHGGKPDDQRRTLTPYDAIVAGSDFLVIGRPITQAKSPLDVLHALNAEVQIAASQLSTTPSDQQAHSDA, from the coding sequence ATGAATAGAATCATAACGGCACTGGATTTTTCTACTCCGGCACAGGCACGGGCGTTGGTTGAACGTCTGGATCCTTCTCTGACGCGCCTGAAGATTGGAAATCAGTTGTATACGCTGGCGGGTCCAAGCCTTGTCGAGGAGTGCCAGAAAGCCGGTTTTGATGTCTTTCTTGACCTTAAATATCACGATATTCCCAATACGGTTGCCAGCGCTGTCGAGGCGGCAGCGGCCATGGGCGTCTGGATGGTGAATGTGCATGCCAGTGGTGGTCCGGCGATGTTGCAGGCCGCCAGAAATGCGGTGCAGCAGTTCGATCGTAGTGCTGAACATGCCGGTGGAACGCGTCTTATTGCGGTGACTGTCTTGACGAGTCTTGATCGAAACGAGCTTGCCGCTGTGGGTTTGGATGTTGAGCCTGCGGACCAGGTAACCCGCTTGGCAACGCTGGCACGGCAAGCAGGGCTGGATGGTGTGGTTTGTTCGCCGCATGAGGTGGCCCGGATTCGTGCCATTGCCAAAAGCAACTTTCTGACCGTAACACCTGGTGTACGGCCCGATCAGGGGTCGAGTGCGCCCGTGAGTGTCATTTCCAGCCATGGTGGCAAGCCCGATGATCAGCGACGGACGCTGACACCCTATGACGCTATTGTGGCAGGCAGTGATTTTCTGGTCATCGGCAGGCCCATCACGCAGGCGAAGTCGCCGCTTGATGTGTTACATGCCTTGAATGCGGAAGTGCAAATCGC
- a CDS encoding tetratricopeptide repeat protein yields MSIPDLLWLLLPVAAVAGWFAAKRSDAKRPDAFWDYTNNFHQGLNVLLSEQQGKALELFDDLSGTSRDTADTHIALGNLYRRRGEVERAILLHQSVIDKVALPEDIRETARFELARDYGSAGLLDRSEHVLHELLGSEHRRGDAYDSLLQLHEQEQDWEQAIAVAIEFEKNTGNNARARIAHYYCERAVLAQKQQQTASAAEFLEKARRHHPQCARALMMQASMALEAGDHDLSLTLYGQVESLRPELMPEIIDSRFAALKAANQPLQLLAFVKRIHEQKNAYSVIRSTRAVIAELHSSEAADRFFKDQILKRPSLKGLRDWVHDQVALSKPGERDKVQVICGLLDQVVEDKPAYRCNSCGFQGNVMHWRCPSCGQWDSVSTIIGVEGE; encoded by the coding sequence GTGAGTATCCCAGACCTCTTGTGGCTGTTGCTGCCAGTTGCTGCTGTAGCGGGTTGGTTTGCCGCGAAGCGTAGTGATGCCAAACGGCCCGATGCGTTCTGGGACTACACCAATAATTTTCATCAAGGTCTTAATGTGTTGCTCTCCGAGCAGCAAGGCAAGGCTTTGGAGCTCTTTGATGACCTGTCCGGGACCAGTCGTGATACGGCGGACACCCATATAGCCCTGGGTAATCTCTATCGTCGGCGCGGCGAGGTCGAGCGGGCAATCTTGCTGCACCAGAGTGTCATTGATAAAGTCGCTCTGCCAGAGGATATCCGTGAAACTGCCCGATTCGAACTGGCCAGAGATTATGGTTCAGCGGGTCTGCTGGATCGGTCGGAGCACGTTCTTCATGAGCTTCTGGGCTCGGAGCATCGTCGTGGAGATGCCTACGATAGTCTGTTGCAATTGCATGAGCAGGAGCAGGACTGGGAGCAGGCTATTGCTGTTGCCATCGAATTTGAGAAAAACACCGGAAACAATGCGCGTGCCCGAATTGCGCACTATTACTGCGAACGTGCCGTACTGGCGCAAAAACAGCAGCAGACAGCGAGCGCTGCAGAGTTTCTGGAAAAGGCCCGACGTCATCATCCCCAGTGTGCCCGGGCCTTGATGATGCAGGCATCCATGGCTCTGGAGGCTGGTGATCATGATTTGTCACTGACTCTTTATGGGCAAGTGGAGTCGTTACGCCCGGAGTTGATGCCTGAAATCATTGATTCTCGTTTCGCAGCACTCAAGGCGGCTAATCAACCATTGCAACTGTTGGCATTCGTCAAGCGTATTCATGAGCAGAAGAATGCCTATTCTGTCATTCGCAGCACGCGGGCTGTCATTGCAGAGTTACACAGCAGCGAAGCTGCTGATCGTTTTTTCAAGGACCAGATACTGAAGCGACCCTCCCTCAAGGGGTTGCGAGACTGGGTTCATGATCAGGTTGCCCTCAGCAAACCTGGCGAGCGGGATAAGGTGCAGGTGATCTGTGGCCTTCTCGATCAGGTGGTGGAAGATAAACCCGCCTATCGATGCAATTCTTGCGGGTTTCAGGGTAACGTGATGCATTGGCGCTGCCCGAGTTGTGGGCAGTGGGATAGCGTATCAACCATCATCGGCGTGGAAGGCGAATGA
- a CDS encoding integration host factor subunit beta, which produces MTKSDLIDSLARNQSHLAPKDVELAVKSLLEKMSQELAGGERIEIRGFGSFSLHFREARIGRNPKSGDAVALRGKHVPHFKPGKELRERVNNGTGGVNEASENYTDDEDDD; this is translated from the coding sequence CTGACAAAATCAGATCTCATTGATTCGTTGGCACGTAACCAGAGTCATCTGGCGCCAAAGGATGTAGAGCTTGCGGTCAAGAGTCTGCTTGAAAAGATGAGTCAGGAGCTTGCCGGTGGCGAGCGTATCGAGATTCGTGGCTTCGGCAGTTTCAGTCTGCATTTTCGTGAAGCAAGAATAGGTCGCAATCCCAAATCGGGTGATGCGGTAGCCCTGCGAGGCAAGCATGTTCCTCATTTCAAGCCCGGCAAGGAATTGCGAGAACGGGTCAACAATGGGACTGGCGGAGTTAATGAAGCGTCAGAAAACTACACAGATGATGAGGACGACGACTAG
- the rpsA gene encoding 30S ribosomal protein S1 — translation MSESFAELFEESISNSQMKIGSILTGTVVDITGDYVIVNAGLKSEGAVPIEEFEDENGETDVKIGDSVEVALDSVEDGFGETKLSREKARRARSWTILERAQENDEIIKGNITGKVKGGFTVEVCDIRAFLPGSLVDVRPVRDTSYLEGKELEFKVIKLDQRRNNVVVSRRAVVESEYSAEREQLLENLQEGQEIMGIVKNLTDYGAFLDLGGIDGLLHITDMAWKRVKHPSEVVEVGQEMQVKVLKFDRERNRVSLGLKQLGEDPWVDLTRRYPEGSRLFGKVTNIADYGCFVEIEEGVEGLVHVSEMDWTNRNVNPNKVVALGDEVEVMILDIDQERRRISLGIKQCKPNPWEDFSESFNKGDKVAGTIKSITDFGIFIGLEGGIDGLIHLSDLSWNETGEEAVHNYKKGDEIEAVVLAVDPERERISLGVKQIDRDPFGQFVADSPKGSIVKGIVKEVDTKHAIIDLGDGVEGVLRASEISRERVEDVRQHMKEGDEIEAKFIGTDRKSRMLSLSIKAKDYADEAEAMSDYNDTSAEPAGTTLGDLMKEQFGKLDK, via the coding sequence ATGTCAGAATCTTTTGCGGAGCTCTTCGAAGAGAGCATCTCCAACTCCCAGATGAAAATCGGTTCCATACTTACTGGAACAGTTGTCGACATCACGGGTGACTATGTCATCGTTAATGCCGGCCTCAAGTCCGAAGGCGCAGTGCCTATTGAAGAATTTGAAGACGAAAATGGCGAAACCGATGTAAAAATCGGCGACAGCGTCGAAGTTGCACTCGATTCCGTTGAAGATGGTTTCGGCGAAACCAAGCTTTCACGTGAAAAGGCTCGCCGCGCACGCTCCTGGACAATCCTCGAAAGAGCCCAGGAAAATGACGAGATCATCAAAGGCAACATCACTGGCAAGGTCAAAGGCGGCTTTACTGTTGAAGTTTGCGATATCCGCGCATTCCTGCCGGGTTCACTGGTTGACGTACGTCCCGTACGTGACACCAGCTACCTCGAAGGCAAGGAACTCGAATTCAAGGTTATCAAGCTTGACCAGCGTCGCAACAACGTCGTCGTATCACGACGTGCGGTAGTTGAGTCAGAGTACAGCGCAGAGCGCGAGCAACTGCTCGAAAATCTGCAAGAAGGTCAGGAAATCATGGGTATCGTCAAGAACCTCACCGATTACGGTGCGTTCCTTGATCTGGGTGGTATCGATGGTCTGTTGCACATCACTGACATGGCGTGGAAGCGCGTCAAGCATCCTTCGGAGGTTGTTGAAGTCGGTCAGGAAATGCAAGTCAAGGTTCTCAAATTCGATCGCGAGCGTAACCGCGTATCACTGGGTCTGAAGCAACTGGGTGAAGATCCATGGGTTGATCTGACTCGTCGTTACCCAGAAGGCTCACGCCTGTTCGGTAAGGTCACCAACATTGCTGACTACGGTTGTTTCGTAGAGATCGAGGAAGGTGTTGAAGGTCTGGTTCACGTATCCGAAATGGATTGGACCAACCGCAACGTCAACCCGAACAAGGTTGTTGCACTGGGTGACGAAGTTGAAGTCATGATCCTCGATATCGACCAGGAACGTCGTCGTATCTCTCTGGGTATCAAGCAGTGTAAGCCGAACCCATGGGAAGACTTCTCTGAGTCGTTCAACAAGGGTGACAAGGTTGCCGGTACTATCAAGTCAATCACTGACTTTGGTATCTTCATCGGTCTGGAAGGCGGAATCGACGGTCTTATCCATCTGTCTGACCTGTCCTGGAACGAGACTGGCGAAGAAGCCGTTCACAACTACAAGAAAGGTGACGAGATCGAAGCCGTTGTTCTGGCCGTTGATCCCGAGCGCGAGCGCATCTCTCTGGGTGTGAAGCAAATCGATCGTGACCCATTCGGTCAGTTCGTTGCTGATAGCCCGAAGGGCAGCATCGTGAAAGGTATCGTCAAGGAAGTTGATACAAAGCACGCCATCATCGATCTGGGCGACGGTGTTGAAGGTGTATTGCGCGCTTCTGAAATCTCCCGTGAGCGTGTTGAAGATGTTCGTCAGCACATGAAGGAAGGTGACGAGATCGAAGCGAAATTCATCGGTACTGATCGTAAGTCACGCATGCTGAGCCTGTCTATCAAGGCGAAGGACTATGCTGATGAAGCAGAAGCCATGAGTGACTACAACGACACTTCAGCGGAGCCAGCAGGCACCACTTTGGGTGATCTGATGAAGGAGCAGTTCGGTAAACTGGACAAATAA
- the cmk gene encoding (d)CMP kinase, giving the protein MTDIPVITIDGPSGAGKGTIARELASELCFHLLDSGAVYRAAALHALDCGADLDTESSVMSALVSMKATFIPDVDGVQVWLNERNVTYDIRRETTGNAASKVAVMPLVRESVLDEQRSFRTSPGLVADGRDMGTVVFPDATLKVFLSASVEVRAERRAKQLKDKGIDVTMGSLLQEIGARDERDSSREHSPLVAAHDALIIDSSDLSIKQVVARIRSALPQACMAG; this is encoded by the coding sequence ATGACCGATATACCTGTCATCACCATCGATGGTCCGTCTGGCGCAGGCAAGGGGACAATTGCCCGCGAACTGGCCAGCGAACTGTGCTTTCACCTGCTGGACAGCGGAGCTGTCTACAGGGCGGCGGCTCTGCATGCGCTGGATTGCGGGGCTGATCTGGATACTGAGTCTTCTGTCATGAGCGCTCTTGTCAGCATGAAAGCCACCTTCATTCCGGACGTTGATGGCGTACAAGTCTGGTTAAATGAGAGAAATGTAACCTATGACATTCGGCGGGAGACAACTGGTAATGCGGCGTCCAAAGTTGCGGTGATGCCACTGGTTCGTGAGTCTGTGCTTGACGAACAGCGCAGTTTTCGTACCTCTCCGGGGTTGGTTGCTGATGGTCGGGATATGGGCACAGTCGTGTTTCCAGACGCCACTTTGAAGGTATTTCTTTCTGCATCTGTGGAAGTACGCGCGGAGCGACGGGCTAAGCAGTTGAAAGACAAGGGGATCGACGTTACAATGGGGAGCTTGCTGCAAGAGATTGGTGCGCGCGACGAACGTGACAGTTCCCGCGAGCATTCGCCGTTGGTTGCTGCCCACGACGCGCTCATCATCGATTCCAGTGATTTATCCATCAAGCAGGTGGTAGCGCGCATACGTTCTGCGTTGCCTCAGGCATGCATGGCCGGATAA
- the aroA gene encoding 3-phosphoshikimate 1-carboxyvinyltransferase — translation MNQASSPSGRTFHLEPATKLTGTVKVPGDKSMSHRSIMFGGIAHGTTQVQGFLEGEDSLHTLEAFQAMGVRIERGGVGEVTLYGQGVAALKAPQGPVYLGNSGTGMRLLTGLLAGMNIPATLTGDASLSGRPMRRIVDPLSQMGAKVLTGDGGTPPLVIQSAAQLKGIEYTCPMASAQVKSAILLAGLHASGTTTVHEPAITRDHTERMLRGFGVDVQVSGLSASVQGGQQLKGTSLVVPGDISSAAFFLVGASMTPGSDLLLTGVGMNPSRTGVIAILKLMGANIQVTNERVTGGEPVADLVVLGGKLKGIHVPEELVSLAIDEFPALFVAAAAADGETIVTGAEELRVKETDRIQVMADGLRALGADITDTPDGARIVGKRLVGGVADSCGDHRTAMSFAMASLICDGSITVLDCDNVNTSFPGFASIAANAGLHLTESVNDTDK, via the coding sequence GTGAATCAGGCTTCATCTCCTTCAGGTAGAACCTTCCACCTTGAACCGGCTACCAAACTCACCGGTACGGTCAAGGTGCCTGGTGACAAATCCATGTCGCATCGCTCCATCATGTTTGGTGGTATCGCCCACGGCACAACCCAGGTGCAGGGGTTTCTCGAAGGTGAGGATAGCCTGCATACACTGGAAGCTTTCCAGGCCATGGGAGTGCGGATCGAGCGTGGTGGTGTTGGTGAAGTGACCTTGTATGGTCAGGGTGTTGCTGCACTGAAAGCGCCTCAGGGGCCTGTTTATCTGGGAAACTCGGGCACCGGTATGCGTTTGTTGACGGGTTTGCTGGCTGGTATGAACATTCCTGCCACATTGACGGGTGATGCCTCCCTGAGCGGCCGGCCCATGCGCAGAATCGTTGATCCATTGAGCCAGATGGGCGCAAAAGTTCTTACCGGTGACGGTGGCACCCCACCATTGGTCATTCAGAGCGCCGCTCAGTTGAAGGGCATCGAATACACCTGCCCAATGGCCAGTGCTCAAGTCAAATCAGCAATACTTCTGGCCGGATTGCACGCCAGTGGCACGACTACGGTTCACGAGCCTGCGATTACCAGAGATCACACTGAGCGCATGCTGCGCGGTTTTGGTGTTGATGTTCAGGTAAGCGGTCTGAGCGCCTCGGTGCAGGGTGGGCAGCAATTGAAGGGGACTTCTCTGGTTGTGCCTGGTGATATTTCCTCCGCCGCATTCTTTCTGGTAGGGGCCAGCATGACTCCGGGTTCTGATTTGCTGCTGACCGGTGTCGGCATGAATCCAAGCCGGACGGGTGTCATTGCCATTCTGAAGCTGATGGGGGCCAACATTCAGGTAACCAATGAGAGAGTTACCGGCGGCGAGCCGGTTGCTGATCTGGTTGTGCTGGGTGGCAAGTTGAAAGGCATCCATGTGCCTGAAGAGCTGGTGTCATTGGCTATCGACGAGTTTCCAGCGCTCTTCGTAGCAGCAGCTGCTGCTGATGGTGAGACCATTGTGACGGGGGCTGAAGAGCTGCGCGTCAAGGAGACTGATCGCATTCAAGTCATGGCGGATGGTCTGCGGGCACTGGGTGCGGATATCACGGATACCCCCGATGGCGCCCGAATTGTCGGTAAGCGACTGGTAGGTGGTGTTGCAGACAGCTGTGGAGATCACCGTACGGCCATGTCTTTCGCGATGGCGTCGCTCATTTGCGACGGGTCCATTACCGTACTGGATTGTGACAATGTCAATACTTCGTTTCCAGGATTTGCCAGCATTGCGGCTAACGCAGGGCTTCATCTGACGGAATCAGTGAACGATACCGATAAATGA
- the fur gene encoding ferric iron uptake transcriptional regulator, with product MKKTTANIDLRKAGLKVTLPRISILEILEEAEQHHMSAEDVYKTLLSNGNEVGLATVYRVLTQFEAAGLVTRHHFDGGQAIFELDTGDNHDHIVCLKTGKVAEFKDEAIETRLMEIAAELGYTLSDHKIVLYGEVKDPDEKQTRLKITN from the coding sequence ATGAAAAAAACAACTGCAAACATCGATTTACGCAAAGCGGGACTGAAAGTCACTCTGCCGCGAATCAGTATTCTGGAGATTCTCGAGGAAGCTGAACAGCACCATATGAGTGCAGAGGATGTCTACAAAACACTTCTGAGCAATGGCAACGAGGTCGGTTTAGCGACGGTTTACCGAGTTCTGACGCAATTCGAAGCCGCCGGACTGGTCACGCGCCATCACTTCGATGGAGGCCAGGCCATCTTCGAACTGGATACCGGCGACAATCATGATCACATCGTTTGCCTGAAGACCGGTAAAGTCGCTGAGTTCAAGGATGAGGCCATTGAAACTCGTCTGATGGAAATCGCTGCAGAGCTTGGCTATACGCTAAGCGATCACAAGATCGTGCTCTACGGCGAGGTCAAGGACCCGGATGAGAAGCAGACACGGTTGAAAATAACCAATTAG
- a CDS encoding (2Fe-2S)-binding protein: MIVCHCNRLTANDIGDAVECLKSNCANPDLCPDNVYGELGACPRCCNCFPLAEATIREAELRFISKSQLTSPTPLSAENRIS; encoded by the coding sequence ATGATCGTTTGTCATTGCAATCGCCTGACCGCTAACGATATTGGCGACGCCGTCGAATGTCTGAAGTCCAACTGTGCCAATCCCGACCTGTGCCCGGATAATGTCTATGGCGAACTGGGAGCGTGCCCCCGTTGCTGTAACTGCTTCCCATTGGCGGAGGCCACGATTCGTGAGGCCGAACTACGGTTCATTTCCAAGAGTCAGCTGACAAGTCCAACACCCTTGTCCGCGGAAAACCGCATTTCCTAG
- the bfr gene encoding bacterioferritin: MKGSEKVIERLNTALFLELAAVNQFWLHYRLLDDWGLTKLAKKEREESIEEMGHADKIIARIIFLGGHPNLQTLSSLRIGQDVKEILECDLAGEYEARESYTESRDVCEAEKDYVSQNLFEELLTDEEGHIDFLETQLELLERVGLQNYQALQADSADTLG; this comes from the coding sequence ATGAAAGGTAGCGAAAAAGTCATCGAGCGTTTGAACACAGCGCTCTTCCTCGAACTGGCTGCGGTCAACCAGTTCTGGCTACACTATCGTCTGCTCGACGACTGGGGCCTGACCAAACTGGCGAAGAAAGAGCGTGAGGAATCCATTGAAGAAATGGGTCACGCAGACAAGATCATCGCCAGAATCATTTTCCTGGGTGGTCACCCCAATCTGCAAACTCTCTCAAGCCTGCGAATCGGCCAGGACGTCAAGGAAATACTGGAATGCGATCTGGCCGGCGAGTACGAAGCTCGCGAATCCTACACAGAATCAAGAGACGTCTGTGAAGCGGAGAAAGATTACGTATCCCAGAACCTTTTCGAAGAACTGCTGACCGATGAAGAAGGTCATATCGACTTTCTGGAAACACAACTGGAACTGCTGGAACGCGTCGGCTTGCAAAACTATCAGGCTCTTCAGGCAGACAGTGCTGACACTTTAGGTTGA
- a CDS encoding MotA/TolQ/ExbB proton channel family protein — MDSESPTSAQHSLLTTMLQHLPDSFAQLLALGGTVTLILIAMSMVALTIVIVKSIQMYAERSRNSSAIDRALLLWRQDDRTGAIASISHAQSGVGRLLKVAMQGCESPGVSEAHVKEEIQRLASGDMENYRSHLRSLEFIGTVSPLLGLFGTVLGMIEAFRQMEQAGSQVDPSVLSGGIWQALLTTGVGLAVAIPTMLAHQWLDRRAERHAHRIEDTVTRVFTAHVQQGNKANTDDLSLTTRRSHAAG; from the coding sequence ATGGACTCTGAAAGCCCTACTTCTGCGCAGCACTCTCTGCTGACAACCATGCTGCAACACCTGCCAGATTCATTTGCTCAGCTGTTGGCACTGGGCGGCACCGTTACTCTGATACTCATCGCCATGTCGATGGTTGCCTTGACCATCGTCATCGTCAAGAGCATTCAGATGTACGCGGAACGAAGCCGCAACAGCTCTGCAATAGACAGAGCACTGTTGCTCTGGCGACAAGATGATCGCACCGGCGCAATCGCATCTATCAGCCATGCTCAGAGCGGTGTTGGCAGGCTTTTGAAAGTGGCGATGCAAGGTTGTGAATCTCCAGGTGTTTCGGAGGCGCATGTCAAGGAGGAGATTCAGAGGCTTGCCAGTGGCGACATGGAAAACTATCGAAGCCATTTACGCTCTCTGGAATTCATTGGAACTGTCAGCCCCCTGCTCGGACTATTCGGCACCGTACTGGGTATGATCGAGGCGTTCAGACAGATGGAACAAGCCGGATCGCAGGTTGATCCCTCTGTGTTGTCGGGTGGAATATGGCAAGCCTTGCTGACAACGGGTGTTGGTCTGGCGGTGGCAATACCAACCATGTTGGCACATCAGTGGCTGGATCGGCGAGCTGAACGACATGCACACCGCATCGAGGATACCGTAACCCGTGTTTTCACCGCGCATGTCCAGCAAGGCAACAAAGCGAATACTGATGACTTGTCACTGACCACCCGCAGATCTCATGCAGCTGGCTGA
- a CDS encoding ExbD/TolR family protein, which yields MQLAESGSSGRRAISLTPLIDVVFILLLFFMLSTQFSQQQAMQLTVPSEAGTAPAEDITVLKLRLSVDGNIILQDKESILPALLASHTSVLSAISQAVPIQLDADDEVSLQQLILVTDLLEQAGAGTVKLTALR from the coding sequence ATGCAGCTGGCTGAGTCCGGATCGAGCGGCCGACGTGCAATCAGTCTGACGCCCCTGATTGATGTTGTCTTCATACTCTTGCTGTTCTTCATGCTGAGCACACAATTCAGCCAACAACAAGCCATGCAGCTTACCGTGCCATCGGAAGCTGGCACTGCCCCAGCCGAGGACATCACAGTCCTGAAGTTACGCCTGTCAGTTGATGGCAACATCATTCTGCAAGACAAGGAAAGCATATTGCCCGCTTTGCTTGCATCTCATACGAGTGTACTGAGCGCTATCAGCCAGGCAGTGCCGATCCAACTGGATGCTGATGATGAGGTGTCCTTGCAACAACTCATACTCGTCACTGACCTGCTTGAACAAGCCGGAGCTGGTACCGTCAAGCTGACTGCACTGCGCTAA
- a CDS encoding ExbD/TolR family protein, with the protein MKLQPGRKGSAASDNNLIPMINVVFLLLIFFMVAGNIRVSDPLPLLAPTSTQDKPSTAQTVLYVAGDGTLMFEQQLITLENLGSYLKTLSSVNEPTIVSPDKTTPLPSDTTLNISSSEAQLAIKADAQVPVALLRNIMNIVRDAGISQVELLTTRIPVDAP; encoded by the coding sequence ATGAAGCTGCAACCCGGACGTAAAGGATCAGCAGCATCAGACAACAATCTGATTCCGATGATCAACGTCGTGTTTCTGCTACTCATCTTCTTTATGGTCGCCGGTAATATTCGGGTCTCTGACCCTTTGCCACTGCTTGCACCGACGTCAACACAAGACAAGCCGAGCACGGCTCAAACAGTGCTGTACGTTGCAGGCGATGGGACCTTGATGTTTGAACAGCAACTTATAACGCTGGAGAATCTGGGTTCATACCTGAAAACACTCTCATCAGTGAACGAGCCGACTATCGTAAGTCCTGACAAGACGACCCCGCTCCCTTCTGACACCACTCTCAACATATCCTCAAGCGAAGCTCAGCTGGCAATAAAGGCGGATGCTCAAGTACCTGTCGCCCTATTGAGAAACATCATGAATATCGTCAGGGATGCAGGAATTTCTCAGGTTGAATTGCTGACCACCAGGATTCCAGTGGACGCACCTTGA
- a CDS encoding energy transducer TonB family protein: MKNRTLWLFAALISGSLHALLIVVMGIETEAPTPNVPGSGGLVLELTQQQANASPEPEPEPEPEPEPEPEPEPEPTPTPEPQSTNETSVEADSAAQASPSLEGGDINIPSNNGGSAQAKLDYETKLQLWLQKHINYPRRLKRRKIEGDVLVSFTISADGNLLEASLVKSSGVPELDEAAMQLLDAAAPFPALPDDFGQSRYQVVVPVRYTLQ, translated from the coding sequence ATGAAAAATCGTACCTTGTGGCTGTTTGCAGCCCTGATTTCAGGCTCTTTGCATGCCCTTCTGATCGTGGTGATGGGCATTGAAACTGAAGCACCCACTCCCAACGTGCCGGGCTCAGGAGGGCTCGTACTAGAACTCACCCAACAACAAGCGAACGCCTCGCCAGAACCAGAACCAGAACCAGAACCAGAACCAGAACCAGAACCAGAACCAGAACCAGAACCGACGCCGACACCTGAACCACAATCAACGAATGAGACTAGCGTTGAAGCTGACAGCGCAGCACAAGCAAGCCCAAGTCTTGAAGGTGGAGATATCAATATCCCGTCGAACAATGGTGGCAGTGCGCAGGCAAAACTTGACTATGAAACCAAACTACAACTCTGGTTGCAAAAGCACATCAACTACCCACGCAGACTGAAACGTCGAAAAATAGAAGGGGATGTTCTGGTTAGCTTCACGATCAGTGCTGATGGCAACCTTTTAGAAGCCTCATTAGTGAAGAGTAGCGGCGTTCCAGAACTTGACGAAGCTGCCATGCAATTGCTGGATGCAGCCGCGCCGTTTCCCGCATTACCCGATGATTTCGGCCAATCCCGATATCAGGTAGTAGTCCCTGTGCGATACACGCTGCAATGA
- a CDS encoding alpha/beta hydrolase family esterase, translating to MKYDVLRAMRNAALQTPAENLQEATRALEEGLQGFVGMSDSSGASPVSDAKTGGEFLTDEFEHAGASIDYRLYLPPAAQSNGALLVMLHGCTQEATDFSIGTGMNALAHESGYTVLYPSQSAAANPNRCWNWFEPDHQQRGAGEPAIISALTRSVCTQYKLNPARVFVAGLSAGGAMALVLAEQYPENYAAVGVHSGLATGLASSVPEAMRAMAGGNAPAAINPATLYRPTMVIHGDQDKIVQPKNAELIVTRCLGQYYQHHPEEKLVYRCHDESVDGHSVQLHEYRNAEGALVCRYWQLGELAHEWSGGDARGSYTAQGGLNASQSLLDFFDQCSSQPD from the coding sequence ATGAAATACGATGTACTTCGTGCAATGCGCAATGCGGCATTGCAAACACCGGCAGAGAATCTGCAGGAGGCTACGCGAGCGCTTGAAGAGGGGTTGCAAGGCTTCGTGGGCATGTCGGACTCTTCTGGAGCTTCGCCGGTGTCCGATGCAAAAACAGGTGGTGAATTTTTAACTGACGAGTTCGAGCATGCGGGTGCATCAATCGATTACCGGCTGTACCTTCCTCCGGCAGCGCAAAGTAATGGTGCCTTGCTGGTCATGTTGCACGGCTGTACTCAGGAGGCAACAGATTTTTCGATCGGAACTGGTATGAATGCACTGGCGCACGAGTCGGGTTATACCGTGCTGTACCCCAGTCAAAGTGCGGCTGCGAACCCCAATCGCTGTTGGAATTGGTTCGAACCGGATCATCAGCAGCGGGGAGCTGGAGAGCCTGCAATCATCAGTGCATTGACAAGGTCTGTGTGCACACAATACAAATTGAACCCTGCACGGGTGTTTGTTGCAGGTCTGTCTGCAGGAGGAGCCATGGCTCTGGTTTTGGCGGAACAATATCCGGAAAACTACGCAGCTGTCGGCGTGCATTCAGGTCTGGCAACCGGGCTGGCTAGCAGTGTGCCTGAAGCCATGAGGGCCATGGCAGGCGGCAATGCTCCAGCCGCGATAAACCCTGCCACTTTGTATCGGCCAACGATGGTTATTCATGGTGATCAGGACAAGATCGTGCAACCGAAAAACGCCGAGCTTATAGTGACACGTTGTCTGGGGCAGTATTATCAGCATCATCCAGAAGAGAAGCTGGTGTATCGATGTCACGATGAGTCAGTCGATGGGCACAGCGTCCAGCTTCATGAATATCGAAATGCTGAGGGAGCGCTTGTTTGCAGGTACTGGCAATTGGGTGAGCTCGCTCATGAATGGTCAGGTGGCGATGCGCGTGGTTCTTATACTGCGCAAGGAGGCTTGAATGCCTCGCAGTCCCTGCTGGATTTCTTTGACCAGTGTTCGAGCCAACCCGATTGA